A region of the Stieleria neptunia genome:
CCGGCGACTTTGAGTCATCGGTGTACGATCGGCGTCTGCTGGTGTTCAACTTGAACGAATACGCCGGCCCGACCGCCGGTCAGCTTGATAAGCTTGACGACGAAGAACTGGCCAAGGAGCAGATGAAGCCGATGAAAAAGTATCAGGGGCCGATTCCGATGTGCGGCGGCGAAATGGACGGAATTCCCAAGTTGGACGTAGAGAAATCAACTGATGTATGACGGGACAGTCGCGACCCTTTTCTTTTACCTCTTTGCGGCATCGTCGATTGCGTTGGCGCTGGGTGTGGTGCTCGGGCGGCGCCTGCTGCGATCGGCGGTTTGCCTGATCGGTGTGCTGGGATCGAGCGCCGGGTTGATCCTGGTGTTGGGGTTTGAGTTTATCGCCGGGATTCAAGTGCTGGTCTTTATCGGCGGCATCGTCGTGCTGCTGTTGTTTGCGATCATGATGACCAGCGAAGGGCATACGTTTGAACAACGACCGAGCGCCGCCCGACGG
Encoded here:
- a CDS encoding NADH-quinone oxidoreductase subunit J family protein — encoded protein: MYDGTVATLFFYLFAASSIALALGVVLGRRLLRSAVCLIGVLGSSAGLILVLGFEFIAGIQVLVFIGGIVVLLLFAIMMTSEGHTFEQRPSAARRVVGGIAATAFFAVTLSVYWNTDFPLVSKEGLAVSHEDVHAIGRKLLSNERDGYIVPFEVISLLLLAALIGGIVIARKHDPEDI